Proteins from one Embleya scabrispora genomic window:
- a CDS encoding vWA domain-containing protein, translating into MSRIAPNSRRPRTRTRFVAPVLLLLVLALSASPAHGVGRADGEPPADSTAQLLDELGADAQPADFYMVLDVSTSMRENGGYDEAKTALRNLLTAMQPRDRISVIRFGATTTVFRPLDAAPRGGPAVSEFLAGLPKPNDEESDFGAAMVSVSGIVAAAPPAADGYRPPTAIVVLTDADLYAPNNPRFADESAPGWEALRQEYAKAVAERGPISAYAMPLGDNGRGVNLIAKVLPRAETLSGSVAEQAARVRALEQDARVRKGAAVVRADKDATVRARFAPAPAHPRGVHPTDADCAGAGPPVDPIDLSARGTLCLTLASTAHRIRLTVADLHTGDPAIDRALPRDPITLEPGVPRHFPIEVRAHERTRSDLFARSRTYAASTTVRGTVTATRAAEFAELLRVEGPYAAAGLRDGRLAYTGRVRGSVMWSVWALVLAATTLVAAGGTAAWRWFPAGVYIELSMEEERSEFPQSTAHPALGMRHRWTHEHDPAAGAITSFLARGRRPRSGRGVTLTARHERDGHIHTSRRRLAVDDATMLYGVRARVLRRPPTPRPGADPASTTAEATAIDAPAQNGRYSGITRPDPGEQHTPVAPAGLIPPTPTPRPPR; encoded by the coding sequence ATGTCCCGAATCGCCCCGAACTCCCGCCGGCCCCGGACCCGTACCCGGTTCGTGGCCCCCGTGTTGCTGCTGCTCGTCCTGGCGCTGTCCGCGTCCCCGGCGCACGGCGTCGGCCGGGCCGACGGCGAGCCGCCCGCCGATTCGACCGCGCAACTCCTGGACGAGTTGGGCGCCGACGCCCAACCGGCCGACTTCTACATGGTGCTCGACGTGTCGACGTCGATGCGGGAGAACGGCGGCTACGACGAGGCGAAGACGGCGCTGCGCAACCTGCTGACCGCGATGCAGCCCCGGGACCGGATCTCGGTGATCCGATTCGGCGCGACCACCACCGTTTTTCGGCCACTGGACGCGGCCCCCCGGGGCGGTCCCGCGGTCTCCGAGTTCCTCGCCGGGTTGCCCAAGCCGAACGACGAGGAGAGCGACTTCGGCGCGGCGATGGTGTCGGTGTCCGGGATCGTCGCCGCGGCGCCTCCCGCCGCGGACGGATATCGGCCGCCCACCGCGATCGTGGTACTCACCGACGCCGATCTGTACGCGCCGAACAATCCGCGCTTCGCCGACGAATCGGCGCCGGGGTGGGAGGCGTTGCGGCAGGAGTACGCGAAGGCGGTCGCCGAACGCGGCCCGATCTCCGCGTACGCGATGCCGCTCGGCGACAACGGGCGCGGGGTCAACCTGATCGCCAAGGTCCTGCCCAGGGCCGAGACGCTCAGCGGCTCGGTCGCCGAGCAGGCGGCCCGGGTGCGCGCCCTCGAACAGGACGCGCGCGTGCGCAAGGGGGCCGCGGTGGTGCGGGCGGACAAGGACGCGACGGTCCGGGCCCGGTTCGCCCCGGCGCCCGCACACCCGCGCGGCGTTCACCCCACCGACGCCGACTGCGCCGGCGCCGGGCCGCCGGTCGACCCGATCGACCTGTCCGCCCGAGGCACGCTCTGCCTGACTCTGGCCTCCACGGCACACCGCATCCGGTTGACCGTCGCCGACCTGCACACCGGCGATCCGGCGATCGATCGGGCGCTGCCGCGCGACCCGATCACCCTGGAGCCCGGGGTGCCGCGACACTTCCCGATCGAGGTGCGGGCGCACGAGCGCACCCGCTCCGACCTGTTCGCCCGGTCGCGGACCTACGCCGCGTCGACGACGGTGCGGGGCACCGTGACCGCCACCCGGGCCGCCGAGTTCGCCGAACTGCTGCGGGTGGAGGGCCCGTACGCCGCCGCGGGCCTGCGCGACGGCCGCCTGGCCTACACGGGCCGGGTGCGCGGATCGGTCATGTGGTCGGTGTGGGCCCTCGTGCTGGCGGCGACGACACTGGTCGCGGCGGGGGGAACGGCGGCGTGGCGCTGGTTCCCGGCCGGTGTGTACATCGAACTGAGCATGGAGGAGGAACGCTCGGAGTTCCCCCAGAGCACGGCACACCCGGCTCTGGGCATGCGCCATCGCTGGACCCACGAGCACGATCCGGCGGCCGGCGCGATCACGTCCTTCCTGGCCCGGGGCCGCCGGCCGCGCTCCGGGCGGGGTGTGACGTTGACCGCGCGCCACGAGCGGGACGGGCACATCCACACGTCCCGTCGGCGGCTGGCCGTCGACGACGCCACCATGCTGTACGGCGTCCGCGCCCGGGTGTTGCGCCGACCGCCGACACCGCGGCCCGGCGCCGACCCGGCGTCGACCACCGCGGAGGCGACCGCGATCGACGCGCCCGCGCAGAACGGCCGGTACTCGGGGATCACCCGGCCCGATCCCGGGGAACAACACACACCGGTAGCACCGGCAGGATTGATCCCCCCGACCCCGACGCCCCGGCCGCCTCGCTGA
- a CDS encoding AAA family ATPase: MSQATTSSAGDHDPGESAASWWIYRDAHGETGGPAGTGPVALPAPPPWRLFGTDDVGDHVPEPAALPGERSGEPYSGEFHGNRRVYDLVNAAIYLRRPLLVTGRPGTGKTTLARSIATRLRLGPVLRWGITSRSTLREGLYGYDVLARLHDMNLRAKGATGPIGADADDIGAYITLGPLGDALLRRPHPRVLLIDEIDKSDVDLPNDLLHVFETGRFEIPELRRARLRSAKVTPYDGDFGDRVEVRDGTVRCAAFPIVILTSNGERAFPAAFLRRCVPLELRAPDRDVLKRIVRSRLPEGVPLDESLLDHYLELANGVDGPLLSPDQLLNALQFRDRIRERTGPAGRLPTNDTLATLLFHDLDGG; this comes from the coding sequence ATGAGCCAGGCCACGACGAGCAGCGCCGGGGACCACGATCCGGGGGAGTCCGCCGCGTCGTGGTGGATCTACCGCGACGCCCACGGCGAGACCGGGGGCCCGGCCGGGACCGGCCCGGTCGCACTCCCGGCTCCGCCACCGTGGCGGCTGTTCGGCACCGACGACGTCGGCGACCACGTGCCGGAGCCCGCCGCGCTGCCCGGCGAACGCTCCGGCGAGCCGTACTCGGGCGAATTCCACGGCAACCGCCGCGTCTACGACCTCGTCAACGCCGCGATCTACCTGCGCCGGCCGCTCCTGGTCACCGGCCGCCCCGGCACCGGCAAGACCACCCTGGCCCGCAGCATCGCCACCCGCCTGCGCCTGGGCCCGGTGCTGCGCTGGGGGATCACCAGCCGCTCCACCCTCCGCGAGGGGCTGTACGGATACGACGTGCTCGCCCGCCTGCACGACATGAACCTGCGCGCCAAGGGCGCGACGGGCCCGATAGGCGCCGACGCCGACGACATCGGCGCCTACATCACCCTCGGCCCGCTCGGCGACGCCCTGCTGCGCCGCCCGCACCCGAGGGTGCTGCTGATCGACGAGATCGACAAGAGCGATGTCGACCTGCCCAACGACCTGCTGCACGTGTTCGAGACCGGCCGCTTCGAGATCCCCGAACTGCGCCGGGCCCGGCTGCGCAGCGCGAAGGTGACACCGTACGACGGCGACTTCGGCGACCGGGTCGAGGTGCGCGACGGCACCGTGCGCTGCGCCGCGTTCCCGATCGTCATCCTCACCAGCAACGGCGAACGCGCCTTCCCGGCCGCGTTTTTGCGGCGCTGCGTGCCGCTGGAACTGCGCGCGCCGGATCGCGACGTGCTCAAGCGCATCGTGCGCAGCCGACTGCCCGAGGGAGTGCCCCTGGACGAGTCGTTGCTGGACCACTACCTGGAGTTGGCGAACGGCGTCGACGGGCCGCTGCTGTCGCCGGACCAACTGCTCAACGCGCTGCAGTTCCGCGACCGGATCCGCGAGCGCACCGGGCCGGCCGGCCGGCTGCCCACCAACGACACGCTCGCCACCCTCCTGTTCCACGACCTGGACGGGGGATGA
- a CDS encoding glutamate--cysteine ligase, translating to MGEKVEVTEFGRSDRQRYRHKLRRCLETLQRMLDENRFESARKLMGVEIELNLADAAGRPRMSNAEVLRRIASPDFQTELGLFNIEVNIPPHRLTGPVFSELVEELRTSLDYADRKAAELDARIVMIGILPTLTDAHMAFETISDNARYTLLNDQILNARGEDIRLRIDGVERLDTTSTTIVSEAACTSVQFHLQVTPRNFAPLWNAAQSITGVQCGIGANSPFLFGRELWCETRPILFEQACDTRPEELIAQGVRPLTWFGERWIDSVVDLFEENLRYFPSLLPICDDEDPIEALDRGDVPHLRELKLHNGTIYRWNRPVYDVARGKPHLRVENRVLPAGPTVVDIMANAAFYYGLVRSLVDDDHPVWERMPFEVATGNFHAGARFGIDAELNWPGHGTVPVTRLVLDDLLPRAYEGLDRWGIDPRERDEYLGIIEQRCLLRVNGAGWQSAQYHHYRDAKGMDRLEALRAMTLRYAEHMRGGDPVHTWPVG from the coding sequence ATGGGCGAAAAGGTCGAGGTCACCGAGTTCGGCAGGTCCGATCGGCAGCGCTACCGGCACAAATTGCGTCGATGTCTGGAAACGCTCCAGCGCATGCTCGACGAGAACCGGTTCGAGAGCGCTCGAAAGCTCATGGGTGTCGAGATCGAACTCAACCTGGCCGATGCCGCCGGCCGGCCCCGGATGAGCAATGCCGAAGTACTGCGGCGGATAGCCAGCCCCGATTTCCAGACGGAACTGGGCCTGTTCAACATCGAGGTCAACATTCCGCCGCACCGGCTGACCGGACCGGTGTTCTCCGAATTGGTGGAGGAACTGCGCACGAGTCTGGACTACGCGGATCGCAAGGCCGCCGAACTCGACGCGCGGATCGTGATGATCGGAATTCTGCCGACCCTCACCGACGCGCACATGGCGTTCGAGACGATATCCGACAACGCGCGCTACACGCTGCTCAACGACCAGATCCTGAACGCCCGGGGCGAGGACATCCGGCTGCGCATCGACGGCGTCGAGCGGCTGGACACCACCTCCACCACGATCGTCTCCGAGGCCGCGTGCACGTCCGTGCAGTTCCACCTCCAGGTCACGCCGCGCAATTTCGCCCCGCTGTGGAACGCGGCGCAGTCGATCACCGGAGTGCAGTGCGGCATCGGCGCGAACTCGCCGTTCCTGTTCGGTCGCGAGTTGTGGTGCGAGACCCGGCCGATCCTGTTCGAGCAGGCGTGCGACACCCGGCCGGAGGAATTGATCGCGCAGGGTGTCCGGCCGCTGACGTGGTTCGGCGAACGCTGGATCGATTCGGTGGTCGACCTGTTCGAGGAGAACCTGCGGTATTTCCCGTCGCTGTTGCCGATCTGCGACGACGAGGATCCGATCGAGGCGCTGGATCGGGGCGACGTGCCGCATCTGCGCGAGCTCAAGCTGCACAACGGCACCATCTACCGGTGGAACCGCCCGGTCTACGACGTCGCACGCGGGAAACCGCATCTGCGGGTGGAGAACCGGGTGTTGCCGGCCGGACCGACCGTGGTCGACATCATGGCCAACGCGGCGTTCTACTACGGCCTGGTGCGCTCGCTGGTGGACGACGACCACCCGGTGTGGGAGCGGATGCCGTTCGAGGTGGCCACCGGCAACTTCCACGCGGGCGCCCGCTTCGGCATCGACGCCGAGTTGAACTGGCCCGGACACGGCACCGTTCCGGTTACCCGACTGGTCCTGGACGACCTGCTGCCGCGCGCGTACGAGGGGCTGGACCGGTGGGGCATCGACCCGCGCGAGCGGGACGAGTACCTGGGCATCATCGAGCAGCGCTGCCTCCTGCGGGTCAACGGGGCCGGCTGGCAGAGCGCGCAGTACCACCACTACCGCGACGCCAAGGGCATGGACCGACTGGAGGCGTTGCGCGCGATGACCCTGCGCTATGCCGAGCACATGCGCGGCGGTGACCCGGTGCACACGTGGCCCGTGGGCTGA
- a CDS encoding polysaccharide deacetylase family protein yields MVTVIAILVCGALVWNVAGDGRWSAAASPRAGDAPKEIQAPLQPGSPNAQEPATPPAAQQPPADATLVSKVKGEGKVVALTLDDGPWPEWTDKALSILARNDVKATFCMVGQQAKDHPDLVRKVVAAGHTLCNHSMTHDINLKKRTPQEMHGQMQETLEWIHKASPGTPVRWFRAPGGNWSEEVRQTAASLGMGSLHWTVDTNDWQKAGVPKMLQNVHGQLGPRGIILCHDGGGERSQTMTMLEQIIPELKSNGYTFVTP; encoded by the coding sequence GTGGTCACGGTCATCGCGATCCTCGTCTGTGGCGCACTCGTGTGGAATGTCGCCGGCGACGGCCGCTGGTCGGCGGCGGCCTCGCCCAGGGCCGGCGACGCGCCCAAGGAGATACAGGCACCGCTGCAACCGGGCAGCCCGAACGCGCAGGAGCCGGCCACGCCGCCGGCCGCGCAGCAGCCGCCGGCGGACGCCACTTTGGTGAGCAAGGTCAAGGGCGAGGGCAAGGTGGTCGCCCTGACCCTGGACGACGGGCCGTGGCCGGAGTGGACCGACAAGGCCCTGTCGATCCTCGCCCGCAACGACGTCAAGGCCACCTTCTGCATGGTCGGCCAACAGGCCAAGGACCACCCGGACCTGGTCCGCAAGGTGGTCGCGGCCGGCCACACGTTGTGCAACCACAGCATGACGCACGACATCAACCTGAAGAAGCGCACGCCGCAGGAGATGCACGGCCAGATGCAGGAGACGCTGGAGTGGATCCACAAGGCCTCCCCCGGAACGCCCGTGCGCTGGTTCCGCGCTCCGGGCGGCAACTGGTCCGAGGAGGTGCGCCAGACCGCCGCGTCACTGGGCATGGGCTCACTGCACTGGACGGTGGACACCAACGACTGGCAGAAGGCCGGCGTCCCCAAAATGCTCCAGAACGTCCACGGCCAACTCGGCCCCCGAGGCATCATCCTGTGCCACGACGGCGGCGGCGAACGCAGCCAAACCATGACAATGCTCGAACAAATAATCCCCGAACTAAAGTCCAACGGCTACACCTTCGTAACCCCATAA
- a CDS encoding CPBP family intramembrane glutamic endopeptidase — MPVITEPASETVETPTQPRRRVLRSEVVLVLALSLGASGVSSLISFLGSLTAPGGLGHKAAVLNGSRAVDRPWLDLAWQLFGIATALVPVFLVAHLLMREGSSLRVLGVDRTRPWWDLGRGTAVAAAIGGSGLALYLGAHAAGANLTVVPTTLPDVWWRIPVLVLSAIQNAALEEVIVLGYLLRRLDQLRVPWIKAVVIGSVVRGSYHLYQGIGGFFGNVVMGVLFCLLYRRWGRVMPLLVAHALIDIVAFVGYVLLAGRVDWLPTA; from the coding sequence GTGCCTGTGATCACCGAGCCCGCGTCCGAGACCGTCGAGACGCCCACCCAGCCCCGGCGCCGCGTGCTGCGCTCCGAGGTGGTGCTGGTGCTGGCCCTGTCCCTGGGGGCGTCCGGGGTCTCCTCGCTGATCTCCTTCCTGGGTTCGCTGACCGCGCCGGGCGGGCTCGGCCACAAGGCCGCGGTGTTGAACGGCTCGCGCGCGGTGGATCGGCCCTGGTTGGACCTGGCCTGGCAACTGTTCGGGATCGCCACCGCGCTGGTGCCGGTCTTCCTGGTCGCGCACCTGCTGATGCGCGAGGGCTCCTCGCTGCGCGTACTCGGGGTGGACCGCACCCGCCCGTGGTGGGACCTGGGGCGCGGGACGGCGGTCGCGGCGGCGATCGGCGGATCCGGCCTGGCGCTGTACCTGGGCGCGCACGCGGCCGGGGCCAACCTGACCGTGGTGCCCACCACGCTGCCCGACGTGTGGTGGCGGATCCCGGTCCTGGTCCTGTCCGCGATCCAGAACGCGGCCCTCGAGGAGGTGATCGTCCTCGGCTATCTGCTGCGCCGGCTCGACCAGTTGCGGGTGCCGTGGATCAAGGCGGTGGTGATCGGCTCGGTCGTGCGCGGCTCCTATCACCTGTACCAGGGCATCGGCGGGTTCTTCGGCAACGTGGTGATGGGCGTGCTGTTCTGCCTGCTCTACCGGCGCTGGGGACGGGTGATGCCGCTGCTCGTGGCGCACGCGCTGATCGACATCGTGGCGTTCGTGGGCTACGTGCTGCTGGCCGGCCGGGTGGACTGGCTGCCGACGGCGTAG
- a CDS encoding SAV_2336 N-terminal domain-related protein: MAEEEPAEVTVDAVLDWAWLTAVIGTRGAPPDAAVEIAAPAAAAPAARGPGPPVPPGPEPPPAPIARRPPRAVRGPRPETSLAFTAVPDSVESIERIGTGPAGAVARRLPAWLGEARPPAASVLPDRLELARLLRRLRSHGTAPHAVVLDEEATAEQAALTDLIVPVLEPARERWFELALVVDSAPSIAPWRRLLAEFTRLVNGNGTFRAVRSWSLDTDVPGRAVLRTPFGMPAPPAAPVGPTGRRIVMVITDGVGRAWSHPQTSAMLASWAKQCPVVLLNLLPKRWWDRARIPSTPVVFRSRGTGAARRSAFRVRHTTRWTGPPERVAVPLIALHPEGLWADDPADRRAGRWSELSRWARMITDERGREFAGPAWVLDPRAPAGGPVPAPVPAEDRRTPAVRLAEFRAGASPDAVELLGKLAAAPISPATMRVVQSAVLGQEDPAFAAEVMLSGLLVESPDRDEAARADDVVYDLDEQVRETLLTAMSRRSALEVYFRVAEFLHERNGHAEFDFQDLLTAREPAAVGLLGPHSRPLARVGATLLHHLGPDYRPRARRLEARANGPMWRRRELTRAWTARMSDWIRARPVVTDGLIVVQDVAGMLVVLDPLTGMARWTAHLGAPSRCAPVVTSGRVWAGCDDGGLYRYDPTRRLGPDASVTVGDAAVVALVPGPVGADAVFVATSDGRVVWLDAANDTTELWGTRSGVPAGLCVSGDRTAAVDRAGRVGAWRAPPESASWTRDLSEAVHAAPVADEEHVYVPLATAGIAALRWADGEVAWRARLPGGVLSTPGVGAGLVVAVSTDGLLYAFDVESGRRVWHTVDVPQPGLRVTLADGLVHVAGDAGGIRTHDLATGRRLAEIRSDVGVSVAAAARGRLILAGLDGTVTSLEGPVVVD, from the coding sequence ATGGCGGAGGAGGAACCCGCCGAGGTCACCGTCGACGCGGTCCTGGACTGGGCGTGGTTGACCGCCGTGATCGGCACGCGAGGCGCCCCGCCCGATGCGGCGGTCGAGATCGCGGCGCCGGCGGCAGCGGCGCCCGCGGCTCGCGGACCCGGGCCGCCGGTCCCGCCCGGACCGGAGCCCCCGCCCGCGCCGATCGCCCGCCGCCCGCCACGGGCGGTGCGCGGCCCCCGCCCGGAGACCTCCCTCGCCTTCACCGCCGTGCCCGACTCCGTCGAGTCGATCGAGCGGATCGGCACCGGCCCGGCGGGCGCGGTCGCCCGTCGCCTTCCCGCCTGGCTCGGCGAGGCCCGGCCGCCGGCCGCCTCGGTCCTGCCCGACCGGCTCGAACTCGCGCGCCTGCTGCGCCGGTTGCGCTCCCACGGCACCGCGCCCCACGCGGTGGTCCTGGACGAGGAGGCCACCGCGGAACAGGCGGCGCTGACCGACCTGATCGTGCCGGTGCTCGAACCGGCCCGGGAGCGCTGGTTCGAACTCGCCCTCGTCGTGGACAGCGCGCCCTCGATCGCCCCGTGGCGACGACTGCTCGCCGAGTTCACCCGACTCGTGAACGGGAACGGTACGTTCCGCGCGGTGCGTTCCTGGTCCCTCGACACCGACGTGCCCGGCCGTGCGGTGCTGCGCACGCCGTTCGGCATGCCGGCCCCACCCGCCGCACCGGTCGGCCCCACCGGACGGCGGATCGTCATGGTGATCACCGACGGGGTCGGCCGCGCCTGGTCCCACCCCCAGACCTCGGCCATGCTCGCCTCGTGGGCGAAGCAGTGTCCCGTGGTGCTGCTGAACCTGCTGCCCAAACGCTGGTGGGACCGCGCGCGGATCCCGTCCACCCCGGTCGTCTTCCGCAGCCGAGGTACGGGCGCCGCCCGCCGATCGGCCTTTCGGGTCCGGCACACCACGCGCTGGACGGGCCCGCCCGAACGGGTCGCCGTCCCGCTGATCGCCCTGCACCCCGAGGGCCTGTGGGCGGACGACCCGGCGGATCGCCGAGCCGGTCGGTGGAGCGAACTCTCCCGCTGGGCCCGGATGATCACCGACGAGCGCGGTCGCGAGTTCGCGGGCCCCGCGTGGGTGCTCGACCCGCGCGCGCCGGCGGGCGGGCCCGTGCCCGCCCCGGTGCCGGCCGAGGACCGGCGCACACCGGCGGTACGGCTCGCCGAATTCCGCGCCGGCGCCTCCCCGGACGCCGTCGAACTGCTCGGAAAACTCGCCGCCGCGCCGATCAGCCCGGCCACGATGCGCGTCGTGCAATCGGCGGTGCTCGGGCAGGAGGACCCCGCGTTCGCCGCCGAGGTGATGCTGAGCGGCCTGCTGGTCGAGTCGCCGGATCGGGACGAGGCGGCGCGAGCGGACGACGTGGTGTACGACCTGGACGAGCAGGTCCGGGAGACGTTGCTGACCGCGATGAGCCGACGGTCGGCGCTGGAGGTGTACTTCCGGGTCGCCGAGTTCCTGCACGAGCGCAACGGCCACGCCGAGTTCGACTTCCAGGACCTGCTCACCGCGCGCGAGCCCGCGGCGGTCGGTCTGCTCGGCCCGCACAGCCGCCCGCTCGCCCGGGTCGGCGCGACGCTGCTGCACCATCTCGGGCCCGACTACCGGCCCCGGGCCCGACGCCTGGAGGCCCGGGCGAACGGCCCGATGTGGCGCCGACGCGAGCTGACCCGGGCGTGGACGGCGCGGATGAGCGACTGGATCCGGGCGCGGCCGGTGGTCACGGACGGGCTGATCGTGGTGCAGGACGTGGCGGGGATGCTGGTGGTCCTCGATCCGCTGACGGGGATGGCCCGGTGGACGGCTCACCTGGGCGCGCCGTCGCGGTGCGCTCCGGTGGTGACGTCGGGGCGGGTGTGGGCGGGGTGTGACGACGGTGGGCTGTATCGGTACGACCCGACGAGGAGGCTCGGGCCGGACGCGTCGGTGACGGTCGGCGACGCCGCCGTGGTGGCGCTGGTACCGGGGCCGGTCGGTGCGGACGCGGTGTTCGTCGCCACTTCGGACGGCCGCGTCGTGTGGCTCGACGCCGCGAACGACACGACGGAGCTGTGGGGAACGCGCTCGGGCGTACCGGCCGGACTGTGTGTCTCGGGGGATCGGACCGCGGCGGTGGACCGGGCCGGCCGGGTCGGGGCGTGGCGCGCGCCCCCGGAATCCGCCTCGTGGACGCGGGACCTGTCCGAGGCCGTGCACGCCGCCCCGGTGGCCGACGAGGAGCACGTGTACGTCCCGCTCGCCACCGCCGGGATCGCGGCGCTGCGCTGGGCCGATGGGGAGGTCGCCTGGCGGGCGCGGTTGCCGGGTGGGGTGTTGAGCACACCCGGGGTCGGCGCCGGGCTGGTGGTGGCGGTGTCCACCGACGGTCTCCTGTACGCGTTCGACGTCGAATCGGGACGTCGGGTGTGGCACACCGTCGACGTGCCGCAACCCGGGTTGCGGGTGACCCTGGCGGACGGGCTGGTCCATGTGGCCGGTGACGCCGGCGGCATCCGTACCCACGACCTGGCCACCGGTCGTCGACTGGCCGAAATCCGCTCCGACGTAGGGGTGTCCGTGGCGGCCGCCGCGCGGGGACGGCTGATCCTCGCCGGGCTCGACGGCACGGTGACGTCGCTGGAAGGACCGGTGGTGGTCGACTGA